A part of Pseudochaenichthys georgianus chromosome 23, fPseGeo1.2, whole genome shotgun sequence genomic DNA contains:
- the dclre1c gene encoding protein artemis — translation MSSFAGRMKEYPTMSLDRFDRENLHSRAYFLSHCHKDHMKGLKAPILRRKLQFSRTVRLYCSFVTKELLLNNPKYAFWEEYIVALELESPTQISLVDEASGEKEEILVTLLAAGHCPGSVMFLFEGSQGNVLYTGDFRFASGDVSRIEHLHSGTRVKDIQSIYLDSTFYDPRFFQIPSREVCLDGISELVRNWISQSAYHVVWLNCKAAYGYEYLFTNLGEEFNTQIHVNSLEMFKKMPELLSYVTTDRRTQIHACRHPKAEEFFQGSRLPCGCTASDGTPLQIISIKPSTMWFGERTRKTNVVIKTGASSFRACFSFHSSYLELKDFLSYLQPVNIYPSVIPLGRTLTEVTQMLMLMCRNQSDQAATVYKPLGALKRCMVKRPTYDSDSHEKLFDGLDLAPVRKKMALNQDIKNVKALQEAAPPVSAEESFPLTVTDTQSVSRNYADCTESNGEEEDEDEEEEDNKEKEDNNLCQGEVEKTIEDAEKIEVAGSSHPPKWEDFFTTETLPDSQNSLSSQLQSCCSVPSPSPSKMTGSQTPELFSEEEEAPDDYENLSLTLSASLSNHSSQNQDTLILRPERHEDCRINTQEKESKAELSESQASSDFDIPCTPESKTPHPDELSQLYRKLASGEEVVIRKGSQGFM, via the exons ATGAGTTCATTTGCAGGTCGAATGAAGGAGTATCCCACCATGTCTTTGGATCGGTTCGACCGGGAGAACCTACATTCCCGGGCATATTTCCTCTCCCACTGCCACAAAG ATCATATGAAAGGACTAAAAGCACCGATACTCAGGAGAAAACTGCAGTTCAG TCGTACAGTTCGGCTTTACTGCTCCTTCGTGACCAAAGAACTTCTTCTGAACAATCCCAAGTACGCTTTCTGGGAGGAATACATT gTTGCATTAGAGCTGGAGAGTCCCACTCAGATTTCTCTGGTTGATGAGGCATCTGGAGAG AAAGAAGAGATTCTGGTCACATTGCTCGCTGCAGGACATTGTCCCGGCTCTGTTAT gttcctgTTTGAGGGTTCTCAGGGGAACGTGTTGTATACAGGAGACTTCAGGTTTGCATCTGGAGATGTGTCAAGAATCGAACATCTGCACTCTGGCACCAG AGTGAAGGATATTCAGAGCATTTATCTGGACTCAACGTTCTATGACCCACGATTTTTCCAGATTCCCTCTCGG GAGGTGTGTCTGGACGGTATCTCAGAGCTTGTTAGAAACTGGATCAGTCAGAGTGCTTATCATGTTGTGTGGCTCAACTGTAAAGCTGCATATGGATATGAATACCTGTTCACCAACCTGGGAGAGGAGTTCAACACACAG ATCCATGTCAACAGTCTAGAGATGTTCAAGAAGATGCCGGAGCTCCTGAGCTACGTGACCACTGACCGCAGGACGCAGATCCATGCCTGTCGACACCCTAAG gctgaGGAGTTTTTCCAGGGCAGCCGGCTGCCGTGTGGCTGCACAGCGTCTGACGGGACCCCTCTTCAAATCATCAGCATCAAACCATCCACCATGTGGTTCGGAGAGAGGACGAGGAAAACAAACGTTGTCATAAA AACCGGAGCAAGTTCCTTCAGAGCGTGCTTCAGTTTCCATTCCTCCTACTTAGAG CTGAAAGACTTCCTCTCCTACCTCCAGCCCGTCAACATCTACCCCAGTGTCATCCCTCTTGGTCGCACACTCACTGAGGTCACACAGAT GCTGATGCTGATGTGCAGGAACCAGTCGGATCAAGCAGCGACAGTATACAAACCTCTGGGAGCCCTCAAACGCTGCATGGTGAAGCGACCTACATATG ATTCAGACAGCCATGAGAAGCTGTTTGACGGGCTGGATCTGGCACCAGTGAGGAAGAAGATGGCGCTGAACCAAGACATAAAAAATG TGAAAGCTCTTCAGGAAGCAGCGCCCCCTGTGTCTGCAGAGGAGTCTTTTCCTCTGACAGTCACAGACACGCAGTCTGTTTCACGCAACTACGCAGACTGCACTGAGTCCAAtggtgaagaggaggatgaggatgaggaagaggaggataaCAAAGAAAAGGAGGACAACAATCTATGTCAGGGTGAGGTGGAAAAGACGATAGAGGATGCTGAGAAAATTGAGGTTGCAGGCTCCTCACACCCTCCGAAATGGGAGGACTTCTTCACCACGGAGACGCTTCCTGACAGCCAGAACAGCCTCAGCAGCCAATTACAATCCTGCTGCTCTGTCCCCAGCCCCTCCCCTTCCAAAATGACGGGCTCACAGACCCCAGAACTGTtcagtgaggaggaggaagcCCCAGATGACTATGAAAACCTCAGTCTGACGCTCTCTGCCTCGCTGTCGAACCACTCCTCCCAGAACCAGGACACGCTGATCCTCCGCCCTGAGCGACATGAAGACTGCAGGATAAATACTCAGGAGAAGGAGAGCAAGGCGGAGCTCTCAGAGTCTCAGGCGTCGTCAGACTTCGATATCCCCTGCACGCCTGAGTCCAAAACGCCTCATCCTGATGAACTGTCACAGCTGTACAGGAAGCTGGCGTCAGGAGAGGAGGTGGTCATCAGAAAGGGTAGTCAGGGCTTCATGTGA
- the meig1 gene encoding meiosis expressed gene 1 protein homolog — MVFTTDNNSTPKSMSRAKGWTAEIENLFRFQQAGYRDELEYIQVKQGSLVDKWPESGFVKKLQRRDNTFYYYSRKRECEERDINKVKVYAY; from the exons ATGGTCTTTACTACTGATAACAACTCTACACCAAAGTCCATGAGCCGAGCCAAAGGATGGACCGCAGAGATAGAAAACCTTTTCAGATTCCAGCAGGCCGGCTACAGAGATGAACTGGAGTACATACAAGTCAAACAAGGGTCCTTG GTTGACAAATGGCCAGAGTCCGGCTTCGTGAAGAAGCTCCAACGTCGAGACAACACATTTTATTACTACAGCAGGAAAAGGGAATGTGAGGAACGTGACATCAACAAAGTCAAAGTGTATGCATATTAA